The following proteins come from a genomic window of Paeniglutamicibacter psychrophenolicus:
- a CDS encoding enoyl-CoA hydratase/isomerase family protein, which translates to MDTELLDNVTISIDAGIIRLRLNRPDKLNALNIEVGREVSYAVKKYAYRNDAKVMILSGEGSSFCAGHDLNAPWKAESARDRLLEYSDFQQMFVDIERAPVVKIAQVQGHAVGGGLVLPTLCELRYASTDASLRVSELDLGVPLSMGGFPRLARLIGLTRTADLVLTGRKMLAAEGHECGYFTDVFEPADLESRVSKVASALTNRSSFVLMETAKRVREAAEEMLSGHRDDLPSLMAANRDPESRTSGEEYAARFKRPAAII; encoded by the coding sequence ATGGACACTGAACTTCTGGACAACGTAACCATCTCTATCGACGCAGGTATTATTCGACTCCGCCTGAATCGGCCTGACAAACTGAATGCATTGAATATAGAGGTCGGGCGCGAGGTTTCTTATGCCGTGAAAAAGTATGCCTACCGGAACGATGCGAAGGTCATGATCCTTAGCGGCGAGGGATCGTCATTTTGCGCCGGGCATGATCTGAACGCACCCTGGAAGGCAGAATCGGCGCGGGATCGGCTGTTGGAATATTCGGACTTTCAGCAGATGTTCGTGGATATTGAAAGAGCCCCCGTAGTCAAGATCGCCCAAGTCCAGGGGCATGCTGTGGGCGGGGGGCTGGTTCTTCCAACCTTATGTGAACTCAGATATGCCTCCACTGATGCCTCACTCCGCGTATCGGAGCTGGACTTGGGGGTGCCACTTTCAATGGGCGGTTTCCCGCGCCTTGCCCGCCTGATCGGCTTAACGCGTACCGCCGACTTAGTTCTCACCGGGCGCAAGATGCTCGCAGCTGAGGGGCACGAGTGCGGATATTTCACCGATGTTTTCGAGCCGGCTGATCTCGAGAGTCGTGTCTCCAAAGTAGCGTCGGCTCTGACTAACCGTTCGTCTTTCGTTCTGATGGAAACGGCGAAACGGGTTCGGGAAGCGGCCGAAGAGATGTTGTCCGGTCACCGCGACGATTTGCCTTCCCTCATGGCAGCCAACCGCGATCCAGAGTCCCGAACAAGCGGCGAGGAATATGCCGCCAGGTTCAAGCGGCCCGCAGCAATTATTTAG
- the istA gene encoding IS21 family transposase: protein MVRKIKAKLVLQLRNQSLSRRAIESAHKISRHSIQAVLDAAELAGLGWDDVAEMSEAEVYAALFPGRGVRESVFAQPDWARVHTELARVGVTLKLLHQEYVDTTSRAGQPVMSYDRFCRLYGEHAAVTGASSRVGHKAGRSIEVDWSGPTMQLLDPTMGEISKVYLFVACLPFSRYAFVEATLDMKQDSWLRAHAAMFAFFGGSVPRLVPDNLKTGVISHPREGEVVLNDAYREMAAHYSAAVLPGRVRAPKDKASVENTVSHVATWVIAGLRHEQFTSLAQLRTRTREQIDAYNRQPFQKRAGSRLSVFTTEELPLMQPLPAAAFEISTWAYRRKVNKNAHVVWARNFYSVPFGHIGAHVDLRVTDTMLEVYRGDERLTSHLLLPASTVNQYQTNDADMPEGRSWQAWDRGRIEDWAARMGPATTSVIGKIFEAASIEEAGFDPALAVLRLSRRFSPARVEAACELALRGPIRSPRYAHLRPILDTGQDKTGRVPDEPEAEEGGYVRGSAYYAGGTR, encoded by the coding sequence ATGGTACGGAAGATCAAAGCGAAGCTGGTATTGCAGCTGCGTAACCAGAGCCTGTCGCGGCGAGCGATCGAGTCTGCCCATAAGATATCCCGGCACAGCATCCAGGCGGTCCTCGATGCGGCGGAGCTGGCGGGACTTGGTTGGGATGACGTCGCCGAGATGTCCGAGGCCGAGGTGTATGCGGCGTTGTTTCCCGGCCGCGGGGTCCGGGAGAGCGTATTCGCGCAACCGGACTGGGCCCGGGTGCACACCGAGCTGGCGCGGGTCGGGGTGACGTTGAAGCTTTTGCACCAGGAATATGTCGACACGACCTCCCGCGCAGGGCAGCCGGTCATGAGCTACGACCGGTTCTGCCGCCTCTATGGCGAGCACGCCGCCGTGACCGGGGCATCGTCCCGGGTCGGGCACAAGGCCGGCCGCAGCATCGAGGTGGACTGGTCCGGTCCCACGATGCAGCTGCTGGATCCGACCATGGGTGAGATCTCGAAGGTGTATTTGTTCGTCGCCTGCCTGCCGTTCAGCCGTTATGCGTTCGTGGAAGCCACCTTGGACATGAAGCAGGACAGCTGGTTGCGTGCCCACGCGGCGATGTTCGCCTTCTTCGGCGGCAGCGTTCCACGCCTGGTGCCCGACAACCTGAAGACCGGGGTGATCTCCCACCCACGCGAGGGAGAGGTCGTTCTCAACGACGCCTACCGGGAAATGGCGGCGCACTATTCGGCCGCGGTGTTGCCGGGCAGGGTTCGGGCTCCAAAGGATAAAGCGAGCGTTGAAAACACCGTCTCACATGTGGCGACATGGGTCATCGCGGGGCTCAGGCATGAGCAGTTCACCTCGTTGGCGCAGTTGCGCACCCGGACCCGGGAACAGATCGATGCCTATAACCGGCAACCGTTCCAGAAACGCGCCGGCTCCCGGCTGAGCGTGTTCACCACCGAGGAGCTGCCGCTGATGCAACCGCTGCCGGCAGCCGCGTTCGAGATCAGCACGTGGGCCTACAGGCGCAAAGTGAACAAGAACGCCCACGTGGTCTGGGCTCGGAACTTCTACTCCGTGCCCTTTGGCCACATCGGCGCCCACGTTGACCTTCGGGTGACGGATACGATGCTGGAGGTCTATCGGGGTGATGAGCGACTGACCAGCCACCTGCTGCTGCCGGCAAGCACGGTGAACCAGTATCAGACCAACGACGCGGACATGCCAGAGGGGCGCAGTTGGCAGGCTTGGGACCGGGGCCGGATCGAGGACTGGGCAGCCCGGATGGGCCCGGCCACGACGAGCGTGATCGGCAAGATCTTCGAGGCAGCCTCCATCGAGGAGGCCGGCTTCGATCCGGCCTTGGCGGTGCTGCGCCTCTCCCGCCGGTTCTCCCCGGCGCGGGTCGAGGCGGCCTGCGAGCTGGCGCTGCGCGGACCGATCCGTTCTCCCCGATATGCGCACCTGCGCCCGATCCTCGACACCGGGCAAGACAAGACGGGGCGCGTCCCCGACGAGCCCGAGGCGGAAGAGGGCGGATACGTCCGCGGCAGCGCCTACTACGCCGGTGGCACCCGATGA
- a CDS encoding ATP-binding protein — translation MSRLDGETKRKLREMNAGELLDAIDSQDETLSLGMPFEERVRLVVDDAYSTFAHSKVEGLIRRAGLRYPSADLRRIDLLEERSLNRELLAQLGTCSFVTRQQNVVFQGFTGSGKSYLGCAIAKRACEHRIRAHYVRMPDLEEAWVAAQDSPGGSAKFLRKYAAFTLLVIDEWLLDRPTESMRGMLLELMERRYGETSTVFCTQYSQKDWHQRLGSGVHADAIMDRIIHNTIWVETGTYNMREHAALASA, via the coding sequence ATGAGCCGGTTGGACGGGGAGACCAAACGCAAGCTCCGCGAAATGAATGCCGGAGAACTCCTGGATGCGATCGACAGCCAGGATGAGACGCTCAGCCTCGGCATGCCCTTCGAAGAGCGGGTGCGGCTGGTCGTCGATGACGCCTATTCCACCTTTGCGCATTCCAAGGTCGAGGGCCTGATCCGGCGGGCCGGGCTTCGTTACCCGAGCGCCGACCTGCGCCGCATCGACCTTCTCGAGGAGCGCAGCCTCAACCGGGAGCTGCTGGCCCAGCTCGGCACCTGCTCCTTCGTCACCCGGCAGCAGAACGTTGTCTTCCAGGGATTCACCGGCTCGGGGAAATCATACCTGGGGTGCGCCATCGCCAAGCGTGCCTGCGAACACCGCATCAGGGCCCACTACGTCCGCATGCCCGACCTCGAGGAAGCCTGGGTCGCCGCGCAAGACAGCCCGGGAGGGTCCGCGAAGTTCCTGCGCAAGTACGCCGCGTTCACGCTGCTCGTTATTGACGAGTGGCTATTGGACCGACCGACGGAATCGATGCGCGGCATGTTGCTGGAGCTGATGGAGCGCCGCTACGGCGAAACGTCAACGGTGTTCTGCACCCAGTATTCGCAGAAGGACTGGCATCAGCGGCTCGGCTCCGGTGTCCACGCGGACGCGATCATGGACCGTATCATCCACAACACGATCTGGGTCGAGACCGGCACCTACAACATGAGGGAGCATGCCGCGCTGGCCAGCGCATAA
- a CDS encoding PucR family transcriptional regulator codes for MKFHNAPLLGPSGEVCHTISRWNTALSNPAFKRKEGMAVGTKLWGDTQMNMVSRHQLLGAIADNVTEISREITKTTVGTIPAYAGFEGELQGTISIVIDTFLQHAQGTRKDLNPELIANARRRAHQGFDGGAMTQSWRVVNRGMWNWLTTQCPVDFDARGDGLVLWNDFLDLSERYVGAVTDAFFEAQSELKAGELVSRRSAMDALLEGRSPDQTSKTLHALGIRSDRIFLAACSFTGQNPANLAESPFVLEPVLRDLQAHRRRLPWTVFRGMLIVCLPDDMHSRESLKQLPDRLSQAMNVGISRPSPATFSLDTPLRQATLALLGAGGAERVVDFDSLSLVQIAALQADLQPGDVPPKIEAFLAQDVKMNHEWVETARALTKSQGNVAQAAQKLHVHTNTIYYRIAAVREFCDLDLRSLNLLADIQFLLACKDFGTYH; via the coding sequence GTGAAATTCCACAATGCCCCCTTATTAGGTCCGAGCGGTGAGGTATGCCATACGATTAGTCGATGGAATACAGCCTTGTCGAATCCAGCATTTAAAAGAAAAGAAGGAATGGCTGTTGGAACCAAGCTATGGGGAGATACCCAAATGAACATGGTCTCCCGTCACCAACTTTTGGGGGCAATCGCCGATAATGTCACTGAGATATCGCGAGAGATCACTAAAACTACTGTCGGGACCATTCCTGCCTATGCAGGTTTTGAAGGCGAGCTGCAAGGGACGATATCAATTGTTATTGACACTTTCCTGCAGCATGCCCAAGGAACCCGCAAGGACCTGAATCCTGAGCTCATCGCTAATGCCCGGCGACGTGCACATCAAGGCTTTGACGGTGGAGCCATGACTCAATCATGGCGGGTGGTCAATCGCGGGATGTGGAACTGGTTGACGACGCAGTGCCCGGTGGACTTCGATGCGCGGGGCGATGGTCTCGTCTTGTGGAACGATTTCCTGGATCTTTCCGAACGCTATGTCGGTGCGGTTACGGATGCCTTCTTCGAAGCACAGAGCGAGCTGAAGGCCGGAGAACTTGTATCCCGGCGTTCCGCTATGGACGCACTTCTGGAGGGTCGTTCACCGGATCAAACTTCCAAAACGCTTCATGCGCTCGGTATCCGTTCGGACAGGATTTTTCTTGCTGCCTGCTCGTTTACCGGACAGAACCCGGCGAATCTGGCAGAATCACCGTTTGTCCTGGAGCCGGTCCTGCGCGACCTGCAGGCGCACCGCAGGCGGCTGCCTTGGACAGTCTTTCGAGGAATGCTGATTGTCTGTCTGCCGGATGACATGCACAGTCGCGAGAGCCTCAAACAGCTGCCGGACCGCCTTAGTCAAGCCATGAACGTTGGCATCAGCAGGCCATCGCCAGCAACCTTTAGTCTTGATACCCCCCTACGCCAGGCTACGCTGGCGCTCCTCGGAGCCGGGGGTGCTGAGCGGGTAGTGGATTTCGATTCATTGTCCCTAGTGCAGATTGCTGCACTGCAAGCGGATCTGCAGCCGGGCGACGTCCCACCGAAGATTGAAGCTTTTTTAGCCCAAGACGTCAAAATGAACCATGAATGGGTTGAAACTGCACGGGCGTTGACGAAGTCGCAGGGGAATGTGGCCCAGGCAGCGCAGAAACTTCATGTGCATACAAACACCATTTACTATCGAATCGCCGCCGTCCGGGAATTTTGCGACTTGGATCTTCGCAGCCTGAACCTGTTGGCTGATATCCAGTTCCTGCTGGCCTGCAAGGATTTCGGAACCTATCACTAA
- a CDS encoding OsmC family protein, translating into MSSDEPTALLGTDSAVSPGEYIAQALAGCYAVTLAASATALGINLRAMAMDIEIDFDLRAFLGIETTTPAGARTIRAQVKLDAPDSSPEQLKKLMGLLEQRSPIRDTLTRAVEVITTLESL; encoded by the coding sequence ATGTCCAGCGACGAACCGACAGCATTGTTGGGCACAGACAGCGCGGTGTCACCGGGCGAATACATCGCTCAGGCACTCGCTGGGTGTTACGCCGTTACTCTGGCCGCCAGCGCCACCGCATTAGGTATCAATCTCCGGGCCATGGCCATGGACATCGAAATCGACTTCGATCTCCGAGCCTTCCTTGGCATAGAAACCACAACACCCGCGGGCGCACGAACAATTCGGGCTCAGGTCAAGCTCGACGCCCCGGACAGCAGTCCCGAACAATTGAAGAAGCTGATGGGCCTCCTGGAACAGCGTTCACCAATCCGGGACACCCTCACGCGGGCCGTCGAAGTGATCACGACGCTGGAAAGCCTCTAA
- a CDS encoding recombinase family protein, which yields MSPHLVGYARVSTNQQDLASQQAGLKSLGVPEDLVYVDHGLTGRNRERPGLNQALAACRAGDTLVVTKLDRLARSLPDARDIVEDLTKRNIKLSLGGNVHDPTDPVGRLLFNVLAMVAEFESDLIRARTREGMQIAKAKGRLRGKQPKLSPAQEKHLVALHHGGKHTSAEIAELFGVARSTVYRIVNRTL from the coding sequence ATGTCGCCGCATCTGGTCGGGTACGCCCGCGTCTCCACCAACCAACAAGACCTCGCCTCCCAGCAGGCAGGATTGAAATCCCTCGGCGTGCCCGAGGATTTGGTCTACGTCGACCACGGGCTCACCGGCCGGAACCGCGAACGCCCCGGACTGAACCAGGCTCTGGCCGCCTGCCGGGCCGGGGACACCCTGGTGGTCACCAAGCTCGACCGTCTCGCCCGCTCCCTGCCCGACGCCCGCGACATCGTCGAGGACCTCACCAAGCGCAACATCAAGCTGAGCCTCGGCGGCAACGTTCACGACCCCACCGACCCGGTCGGCCGGCTGCTGTTCAACGTACTGGCCATGGTGGCGGAGTTCGAGTCCGACCTCATCCGCGCCCGCACCCGCGAAGGCATGCAGATCGCCAAAGCCAAGGGCCGGCTCCGCGGCAAGCAACCCAAGCTCTCCCCCGCCCAGGAAAAACACCTCGTGGCCCTCCACCACGGCGGCAAGCACACCAGCGCCGAAATCGCCGAACTCTTCGGGGTCGCCCGCAGCACGGTGTACCGAATTGTTAATCGCACTTTGTAA
- a CDS encoding DEAD/DEAH box helicase produces MAFIRTKSDGASYISPGELYRDLPRRPGAVPGLWAHQSEMLKTFTSHSNKADVALELPTGTGKTLTGLLIAEWTRRSRRSRVIYACPTQQLARQVAAAAFREGIEVAVLIGRHTDWPASAHAAYEAADAIAVTTYSSIFNSNPHLAEADLILFDDAHAGEQYVGEAYSVDLGRWKSPTEYITALDAIAPALDGVFLDRLRSDQPDPGIGADVRMVVPLRQPGMVSELDTKLSSFSSPHSYRYSMIRTGLASCLVYVAYSGILVRPYLPPTHQNRLFTGARQRVYLSATLGEGGELERAFGRAGILRLEQPDESTAPRYGRRFFVFPEFVEGGDAAELSRSIVAEAGKALVLSPRTETAMAGATALAQPGWPVWGVDQVASGIDAFAMLEHGVCGLAARYDGLDLPGDACRLVALDGVPDQDNLQERFLQSRARAGAALAARVRTRVIQGAGRCTRGPGDTAVVLVLSSDLSRYLTRPEVVAALDSELQAEIRFGRENSQSTSDINVLGNVRAFLHQHTDESWRTQAEPALTDYRREMPQRMPEGTTALSSCVDEEIQAWAAATIGNWADASRHAHEVARLAGTGGADTAGYRAFWIYLEAAWADIAAEQAGDDAGRAAAQRLIRLAEQVMGLGSWVRQMAPFPAMQRSALCAVDAHAVSTVATMLDAGVNQGTIHRRIAEMRSGLDQRDPAKYEPALTELGKLVGATASKPPGTGRCDSTWCWGNELWLALEAKSDHEPTGVVPHKDIRQANDQLRLLAADRGVDAAPADSATIVISPKPSIHDDGIKGAESHVHLITPSTMVEVASDVSSAWEELLARSTNRTLQELRQHVAETFNARGVLPSQIHERVTHDPVAANG; encoded by the coding sequence ATGGCGTTCATTCGCACGAAGTCAGATGGGGCGAGTTACATATCTCCTGGCGAACTGTACAGGGACTTGCCGCGGCGTCCAGGTGCAGTTCCCGGCCTGTGGGCCCACCAGTCGGAGATGCTTAAGACCTTCACCTCTCATTCGAACAAGGCTGATGTTGCTCTAGAGCTACCGACGGGGACCGGCAAGACCCTGACTGGTCTACTCATTGCGGAGTGGACACGACGTAGTCGTCGCTCGCGTGTGATCTATGCGTGCCCCACACAACAGCTGGCACGTCAGGTCGCCGCTGCTGCCTTCCGCGAGGGTATCGAGGTGGCTGTTTTGATTGGCCGGCACACTGACTGGCCGGCTTCCGCGCATGCAGCGTATGAAGCCGCCGATGCGATTGCTGTCACAACCTACAGCAGCATTTTCAATAGCAATCCTCACCTAGCCGAAGCCGATTTGATACTGTTCGATGACGCACATGCAGGAGAGCAATACGTCGGCGAGGCATACAGTGTGGATCTGGGCCGTTGGAAGTCTCCCACTGAGTACATCACCGCCCTTGACGCTATCGCTCCGGCACTCGACGGCGTCTTTCTTGACCGTCTCCGAAGTGACCAACCGGATCCCGGGATCGGCGCCGATGTACGGATGGTTGTACCCCTTCGGCAACCAGGGATGGTCAGCGAACTCGATACCAAACTGAGCTCCTTCTCGTCCCCTCATAGCTACAGATACTCGATGATTCGGACTGGCCTGGCATCGTGCTTGGTGTATGTCGCATACTCGGGGATTTTGGTTCGCCCCTATCTTCCTCCGACCCATCAGAACCGCCTCTTCACGGGGGCCCGACAACGGGTCTACCTGTCGGCCACATTGGGAGAGGGAGGGGAACTCGAACGGGCCTTCGGTCGTGCAGGGATTCTCCGTCTAGAGCAGCCTGACGAGAGCACAGCACCGCGTTACGGCCGACGGTTCTTCGTCTTCCCGGAGTTCGTAGAGGGAGGGGACGCGGCTGAGCTGAGCCGTTCGATCGTTGCCGAGGCAGGAAAAGCGCTCGTTCTGTCACCCCGCACGGAGACCGCGATGGCCGGTGCCACCGCCCTGGCTCAACCGGGGTGGCCGGTTTGGGGCGTCGATCAGGTTGCCTCCGGCATTGACGCTTTCGCAATGCTTGAGCACGGAGTGTGTGGCTTAGCTGCACGATATGATGGGCTCGACCTTCCGGGAGATGCGTGCCGTCTTGTCGCGCTGGATGGAGTCCCAGATCAAGACAACCTTCAAGAACGGTTCCTGCAGTCACGCGCACGAGCCGGCGCCGCTTTGGCGGCGCGCGTACGAACCCGGGTCATCCAGGGGGCAGGACGGTGCACGCGAGGCCCGGGAGATACGGCAGTCGTGCTTGTTCTCAGCTCAGACCTTTCCAGGTACCTCACCCGTCCCGAGGTAGTAGCTGCTCTCGATTCAGAGCTACAAGCAGAAATCCGATTCGGACGGGAGAACTCCCAGAGCACCTCGGACATCAACGTACTCGGCAACGTTCGGGCCTTCCTCCACCAGCACACAGACGAGAGCTGGCGCACTCAAGCAGAACCAGCTCTCACCGATTATCGCCGAGAGATGCCGCAGCGAATGCCGGAGGGCACAACCGCTTTGTCTTCATGCGTCGATGAAGAGATTCAGGCATGGGCTGCGGCCACTATCGGAAACTGGGCTGACGCGTCGCGACATGCTCATGAGGTTGCACGCCTCGCGGGCACGGGAGGCGCAGACACCGCCGGTTACCGCGCATTCTGGATCTATCTCGAAGCGGCATGGGCAGACATAGCCGCAGAGCAAGCGGGTGATGATGCTGGTCGCGCCGCGGCGCAGCGGCTGATCCGACTTGCAGAGCAGGTCATGGGTCTCGGATCGTGGGTTCGACAGATGGCGCCGTTCCCCGCAATGCAGCGTTCCGCCCTATGTGCCGTAGATGCACACGCCGTCAGCACGGTAGCCACCATGTTGGACGCTGGAGTCAATCAAGGAACAATCCACCGGCGTATTGCTGAGATGCGCTCCGGGCTCGACCAACGAGATCCCGCCAAATACGAGCCGGCGTTGACAGAACTTGGGAAACTTGTCGGTGCGACAGCATCTAAGCCGCCGGGCACGGGGCGATGCGATTCGACTTGGTGCTGGGGGAACGAACTTTGGCTTGCTCTGGAAGCGAAGAGCGACCACGAGCCGACAGGAGTCGTCCCGCATAAGGATATCCGACAAGCCAACGATCAGCTGAGACTGCTTGCGGCCGACAGAGGTGTGGATGCCGCACCTGCCGACAGCGCAACGATTGTCATCTCCCCCAAGCCGAGCATTCACGATGACGGAATCAAAGGCGCGGAGTCTCATGTCCACCTGATCACGCCATCGACCATGGTCGAGGTCGCGTCCGATGTCAGCTCGGCATGGGAGGAACTGCTCGCCAGGAGTACGAATCGAACCTTGCAGGAACTACGCCAGCACGTTGCCGAAACATTCAACGCTCGGGGTGTCCTCCCCTCGCAAATTCATGAGCGAGTCACGCATGACCCAGTTGCCGCGAATGGCTAG
- a CDS encoding DEAD/DEAH box helicase, producing MTKRIYVYTVVGKDTEPWERTEGSRLVIGAGLLKVGQTTKATARARIKQQLNTAYPGLKGVTILLDEPATNVNGEAFSDHDVHAALVAAGINRTGGEWFEATLDEVKAAIQTVRSGIAYQPKRTQSFDMRPEQRAAVETTAAYFRSHAGNKAPKFLWNAKMRFGKTFSTYQLAKEMDWQRILVLTFKPAVATAWHDDLVSHVDFDGWRYIDKEASEVERDDAADYNGPVVWFASLQDLGGRDADGNIKAKNESIHLIDWDAIVLDEYHFGAWRDSARALYDPADKTEAELEEPDEQVTVEGLAEELAVKASHYLYLSGTPFRAITDGEFTEDAIFNWTYVDEQREKFEWDNAKGPNPYIALPQMQMYSYDMGKNAESYAEDGEFNGFSLNEFFKATKTNDGFEFERPDEVAEFLEMFRGKLSDQMKLQVLTQDKPPFPYEAVRFKSAVKHSVWYMNNVAACFAMAEMLEQHPFFSQFEIVVAAGNKAGQGIAALPPVERAIEDVKKGDAVGSITLSVGKLMTGVTVREWGAIFMLRSLKSPESYFQAAFRVQSPWAYRDAEGNFDLRKPVCFVFEFDPNRALSLVAEYGSKLATTGDTTPSQAIGELINYLPIFGFTGGAMTQLDVTAVLDWASAGVGAAALARRWNSPLLVDVNEHTLSAVLAQPALMEALENVEDFRALVDNAQQVITNTKDLKKAKRDQGGKLTPDQKNQQSETAKRRAEIREKLQKFLAKIPVFMYTTDYREESLKHVIESLDSELFERVTGLSVSDFKTLNNLGLFNAQHMNHAIYQFKRFESSSLDYALTDEERERRHQHEQIGLWDTVTVEQSHA from the coding sequence GTGACCAAGCGTATTTACGTCTACACCGTCGTCGGCAAGGATACCGAGCCCTGGGAACGCACCGAAGGCTCCAGACTGGTAATCGGCGCCGGTCTGCTGAAGGTAGGGCAGACAACCAAAGCCACGGCCCGGGCTCGCATCAAGCAGCAGCTCAACACCGCCTACCCCGGCCTCAAAGGCGTGACCATCCTCCTGGACGAACCCGCGACCAATGTCAACGGCGAGGCCTTCTCTGACCACGACGTGCACGCCGCCCTGGTCGCGGCCGGTATCAACCGCACCGGCGGTGAGTGGTTCGAGGCGACCCTTGACGAGGTCAAGGCCGCAATCCAGACAGTGCGCTCCGGCATCGCCTACCAGCCCAAGCGGACCCAGTCCTTCGATATGCGCCCTGAGCAACGCGCCGCCGTCGAGACCACTGCGGCCTACTTCCGCAGTCACGCAGGCAACAAGGCGCCGAAATTCCTGTGGAACGCAAAGATGCGTTTCGGCAAGACCTTCTCCACCTACCAGCTCGCCAAGGAGATGGACTGGCAGCGAATACTCGTGCTGACTTTCAAGCCCGCGGTGGCCACCGCCTGGCACGACGACCTGGTCTCCCACGTCGACTTCGACGGCTGGCGCTACATCGACAAGGAGGCCAGCGAAGTAGAACGCGACGACGCAGCCGACTACAACGGCCCGGTGGTTTGGTTTGCTTCCTTGCAGGACCTCGGGGGCCGCGATGCCGACGGCAACATCAAGGCCAAGAACGAGTCCATCCACCTGATCGACTGGGACGCCATCGTCCTTGACGAGTACCACTTCGGAGCCTGGCGTGACTCAGCACGGGCCCTCTACGACCCCGCTGACAAGACCGAGGCCGAACTGGAGGAGCCCGACGAGCAGGTGACAGTCGAGGGACTTGCCGAGGAACTGGCGGTCAAGGCTAGCCACTACCTGTACTTGTCGGGCACCCCGTTCCGCGCGATCACCGACGGCGAGTTCACCGAGGACGCGATCTTCAACTGGACCTACGTCGACGAGCAGCGCGAGAAGTTCGAATGGGACAACGCCAAGGGTCCCAACCCATACATCGCGCTGCCCCAGATGCAGATGTACTCCTACGACATGGGCAAGAACGCCGAGAGCTACGCCGAGGACGGTGAGTTCAACGGCTTCAGCCTCAACGAGTTCTTCAAGGCCACCAAGACCAACGACGGCTTCGAGTTCGAGCGCCCCGACGAGGTGGCCGAGTTCCTGGAGATGTTCCGCGGCAAGCTCTCGGACCAGATGAAGCTCCAGGTGCTCACCCAGGACAAGCCGCCGTTCCCCTACGAGGCCGTCCGGTTCAAATCTGCCGTCAAGCACTCGGTTTGGTACATGAACAACGTCGCCGCCTGCTTCGCGATGGCCGAGATGCTGGAGCAGCACCCGTTCTTCTCCCAGTTCGAGATTGTGGTCGCCGCCGGCAACAAGGCCGGCCAAGGCATAGCCGCCCTGCCGCCCGTCGAGCGCGCCATCGAGGACGTCAAGAAGGGCGACGCGGTCGGCTCGATTACCTTGTCGGTCGGCAAGCTGATGACCGGCGTCACCGTCCGCGAATGGGGTGCGATCTTCATGCTCCGGTCGCTGAAGAGCCCTGAGTCTTACTTCCAGGCCGCGTTCCGCGTCCAGTCCCCGTGGGCCTACCGCGACGCCGAGGGCAACTTCGACTTGCGTAAGCCGGTCTGCTTCGTCTTCGAGTTCGACCCCAACCGCGCCCTGTCGTTGGTCGCCGAGTACGGCTCCAAGCTCGCCACCACCGGCGACACCACCCCGTCGCAGGCTATCGGCGAGCTGATCAATTACCTCCCGATATTCGGTTTCACTGGGGGAGCGATGACCCAGCTCGACGTTACCGCGGTGCTGGACTGGGCCAGCGCTGGAGTCGGGGCTGCTGCGCTGGCTCGTCGCTGGAACTCCCCTTTGCTCGTCGATGTCAACGAGCACACCCTCTCCGCAGTCCTGGCCCAGCCGGCCCTGATGGAGGCTCTGGAGAACGTCGAGGACTTCCGCGCGCTGGTCGACAACGCCCAGCAGGTCATCACCAACACCAAGGACCTCAAGAAAGCCAAACGCGACCAGGGCGGCAAACTTACCCCCGACCAGAAGAACCAGCAGTCCGAGACCGCCAAGAGACGAGCCGAGATCCGCGAGAAGCTCCAGAAGTTCCTGGCCAAGATCCCAGTGTTTATGTACACCACCGACTACCGCGAGGAATCCCTTAAACACGTTATCGAGTCGCTCGACTCGGAGCTGTTCGAACGCGTCACCGGCCTGTCAGTGTCCGATTTCAAGACGCTCAACAACCTCGGCCTGTTCAATGCCCAGCACATGAACCACGCCATCTACCAGTTCAAGCGCTTCGAGTCCTCCAGTCTCGACTACGCCCTCACCGACGAGGAGCGCGAACGCCGTCACCAGCACGAGCAGATCGGCCTGTGGGACACCGTGACTGTCGAGCAAAGCCATGCCTGA